From one Bacillus sp. FJAT-42376 genomic stretch:
- a CDS encoding dihydrofolate reductase — protein sequence MISFIFAMDEQRVIGRNNDLPWKLPADLAHFKRTTIGSPVVMGRKTFESMGSRPLPGRRNIVVTSNPDFHAEGCEILRSVKEIPLLEEEGRELFVIGGAKIFEEMLPHCTKMYVTLIHHSFDGDTFFPPFNETEWETVSKERGIKDEKNPYTYEFLELKRIK from the coding sequence TTGATTTCATTTATCTTTGCAATGGATGAGCAAAGGGTCATCGGCAGGAACAATGATTTGCCATGGAAACTGCCTGCCGATCTCGCTCATTTTAAAAGAACAACTATAGGCTCTCCTGTTGTCATGGGAAGGAAAACGTTTGAATCCATGGGGAGCAGACCGCTGCCGGGGAGAAGAAATATAGTGGTCACCTCAAACCCGGATTTCCATGCAGAAGGGTGCGAGATTCTTCGCTCGGTTAAAGAAATTCCTCTGCTGGAAGAAGAAGGGCGTGAACTTTTTGTTATCGGAGGAGCGAAAATCTTCGAAGAAATGCTCCCTCACTGTACAAAAATGTATGTCACTCTCATTCACCATTCGTTTGACGGTGATACATTTTTCCCGCCGTTTAATGAAACCGAATGGGAAACGGTATCAAAGGAACGCGGGATAAAAGACGAGAAGAACCCTTATACGTATGAATTCCTTGAGCTGAAACGAATCAAATGA
- a CDS encoding thymidylate synthase, with amino-acid sequence MKQYLDLCRHVLENGKAKEDRTGTGTISTFGYQMRFDLNEGFPLVTTKKLHLKSIVHELLWFLNGDTNVAYLQENGVRIWNEWADENGELGPVYGAQWRSWRGAGSETIDQIANVVHDLKHNPDSRRLIVSAWNPSDIPNMALPPCHCLFQFYVSDGRLSCQLYQRSADVFLGVPFNIASYALLTMMMAHTSGLQYGEFIHSFGDVHIYQNHLDQVKLQLEREPKPLPSMKLNPEVTSVFDFTYEDFTLENYESHPHIKGAVSV; translated from the coding sequence ATGAAACAATATTTAGACCTCTGCCGGCACGTGCTGGAGAACGGAAAAGCAAAAGAAGACCGGACCGGTACAGGGACAATCAGCACATTTGGCTATCAGATGAGATTTGATTTAAACGAAGGCTTTCCGCTGGTAACGACGAAAAAGCTTCACCTGAAATCAATTGTCCATGAACTGCTTTGGTTTTTGAATGGAGATACGAATGTTGCCTACCTTCAGGAAAACGGTGTGAGAATATGGAATGAATGGGCAGATGAGAATGGAGAACTCGGTCCGGTTTACGGAGCCCAGTGGCGTTCCTGGAGAGGGGCAGGAAGCGAAACAATCGATCAGATTGCAAACGTTGTCCATGATCTGAAACATAATCCTGATTCAAGGCGGCTGATCGTCAGCGCCTGGAACCCATCGGACATTCCGAATATGGCACTGCCCCCATGCCACTGCCTGTTCCAGTTTTACGTTTCTGATGGCAGGCTATCCTGTCAGCTGTATCAGCGCTCAGCGGATGTATTTTTAGGTGTTCCATTTAATATTGCCTCTTATGCTCTTCTCACGATGATGATGGCTCATACTTCCGGTCTGCAGTACGGGGAATTCATTCACAGTTTTGGAGATGTCCATATTTATCAAAACCATCTGGATCAGGTGAAACTGCAGTTGGAGCGGGAACCAAAGCCGCTGCCTTCCATGAAACTGAACCCGGAGGTCACATCTGTTTTTGATTTTACATACGAAGATTTCACCCTGGAAAACTATGAGTCCCATCCTCATATTAAAGGAGCTGTCAGCGTTTGA
- a CDS encoding TerC family protein, with the protein MNELLNAFVDTYAQFFDWEMWGKVLTSPTSWGLILTLVILEGLLSADNALVLAVMVRPLPEDQRKKALFYGLIGAYIFRFIAIGVGVFLIKLWWVKLLGAAYLAWLAIKYFIDKRNEADGDDAEDAAKLTKGSIFTRLFGQFWGTVAAVELMDIAFSVDSVLAAFGVSDQVWVLLLGGMLGVLMMRGIAGVFVKLIEKIPELETTAYVLILLIAVKMALSVAHIELPHSAFFILIVVMFIGTFIIHKMKNSRQEKTN; encoded by the coding sequence ATGAATGAATTATTAAATGCTTTTGTAGACACGTATGCCCAGTTTTTTGACTGGGAAATGTGGGGCAAAGTACTGACAAGCCCTACAAGCTGGGGATTAATTCTTACCCTGGTAATATTAGAAGGGCTTTTATCAGCTGATAATGCCCTGGTGCTGGCCGTTATGGTCCGGCCGCTTCCTGAAGATCAGCGGAAAAAGGCATTATTTTACGGTCTGATTGGAGCGTATATTTTCCGTTTTATTGCGATCGGAGTCGGAGTATTTTTGATCAAGCTCTGGTGGGTCAAGCTTTTAGGAGCGGCATACCTCGCATGGCTTGCCATCAAATACTTCATTGACAAGCGGAACGAAGCGGATGGAGATGACGCGGAAGATGCTGCGAAACTGACGAAAGGAAGCATTTTTACCCGTCTTTTCGGACAGTTCTGGGGTACGGTTGCCGCTGTTGAACTAATGGATATCGCTTTTTCGGTAGACAGTGTCCTTGCAGCATTCGGAGTAAGTGATCAAGTTTGGGTCTTGCTTCTGGGCGGAATGCTCGGAGTACTGATGATGCGCGGAATCGCTGGAGTTTTCGTCAAGCTCATTGAAAAGATCCCTGAGCTCGAAACAACTGCGTATGTGCTTATTCTGCTCATTGCCGTGAAAATGGCGTTGAGTGTGGCGCATATTGAACTGCCTCACTCAGCATTTTTCATCCTGATTGTTGTCATGTTTATCGGTACGTTTATCATTCATAAAATGAAAAACAGCCGTCAGGAAAAAACGAATTAA
- a CDS encoding phosphatidylglycerophosphatase A, which yields MAKYTMKEMTAITIRMLHDRGVSLEDIGDIVFRLQERYIPALTHEDCVYNVERVLSKREIVHAVLTGLALDELAEKKLLPQPLQHLVETDEPLYGIDEIIPLSIVNVYGSIGLTNFGFLDKEKFGIIKELDEHKEDRVNTFLDDIVAALAAAAASRMAHRSRDKEEEDQSEQMIGS from the coding sequence ATGGCGAAATATACGATGAAGGAAATGACGGCAATTACGATCCGTATGCTTCATGACCGGGGTGTTTCGTTAGAAGATATCGGAGACATTGTATTCCGCCTCCAGGAGCGGTACATCCCAGCGCTTACACACGAAGATTGTGTATACAATGTAGAACGGGTTCTCAGTAAACGTGAAATTGTCCATGCGGTGTTAACCGGACTGGCACTTGATGAACTGGCAGAGAAAAAACTCCTTCCGCAGCCGCTCCAGCATCTAGTGGAAACGGACGAGCCCTTATATGGGATTGATGAGATTATTCCGCTTTCCATTGTCAATGTATATGGTTCAATCGGCCTGACCAACTTTGGCTTTTTGGATAAAGAGAAGTTTGGCATAATAAAAGAGTTAGACGAACATAAAGAAGACAGAGTAAACACGTTCCTTGATGATATTGTGGCTGCCCTCGCCGCAGCGGCAGCGAGCAGAATGGCCCACAGAAGCCGTGATAAAGAAGAAGAAGATCAGTCAGAGCAAATGATCGGAAGCTAG
- a CDS encoding YpjP family protein, whose protein sequence is MNKWLKKTLVALFSIVTLGMVAPPAVLLAEENSREVPEAVYPKQLDPQNTEIYEPDLLQFKQLAKEQTHQKFGSRIGPVIEKEFDAVILPEIEKVMEQELTKKESMNLVISEKPGSGRSEKIFHIYDRISGQDVIRFHVRVDHPPGDGYWFNFHYHMYRDSFEQHHELGRIYWDRNTPPAWMTH, encoded by the coding sequence ATGAATAAATGGCTTAAAAAAACGCTTGTAGCCCTGTTTTCTATTGTTACTCTTGGTATGGTTGCGCCTCCTGCTGTTCTGCTTGCAGAAGAAAATTCCAGAGAGGTGCCGGAGGCGGTCTATCCTAAGCAGCTGGATCCGCAAAATACGGAAATATACGAGCCGGATCTATTACAGTTTAAACAGCTGGCAAAGGAACAAACGCATCAAAAATTCGGCAGCCGGATTGGTCCGGTTATAGAAAAGGAATTTGATGCGGTAATTCTTCCGGAAATTGAAAAGGTCATGGAACAGGAACTAACCAAAAAAGAGTCAATGAATCTCGTCATCAGTGAGAAGCCCGGATCAGGAAGAAGCGAAAAAATCTTTCATATTTATGACCGGATCTCAGGGCAGGATGTCATCCGATTTCACGTACGCGTAGACCACCCTCCGGGAGATGGCTACTGGTTTAATTTTCATTATCATATGTACCGGGATTCGTTTGAACAGCATCATGAACTGGGCAGGATATACTGGGACAGGAACACTCCTCCCGCATGGATGACTCACTAA
- a CDS encoding YuzL family protein, giving the protein MSRKKADPSKAQLGSPATEGQGTSNVELGKEKSSSSSKAKKM; this is encoded by the coding sequence ATGTCACGCAAAAAAGCGGATCCGTCTAAAGCACAGCTTGGTTCACCTGCCACTGAGGGACAGGGAACTTCGAACGTGGAATTGGGGAAAGAAAAAAGCTCGTCATCCTCAAAAGCAAAAAAAATGTAA
- a CDS encoding class I SAM-dependent methyltransferase, with protein MKRTAEGGQTGWPISEAIPIFLQRDVEPLIITTVMKNFIAAEAAAAEMASTLNARFEARNRRSIASMLQCGEPVLVVGVDRVELYSSLDEKPFFFHPNSAMFRIKRLIEGGRDPYLEAAGICEGKKVLDCTLGLGSDSIVASYAAGKTGRVTGVEGNREMAVIVGHGLKKWDAGLEEISSAMRRVDVIHANHLDYLQSCGDDSFDIVYFDPMFEEEVASEGMGPLKQIALYHDLNESVLEQAKRVAKERVVLKDHWKSGRFEKWGFTQLKRRAASFHFGVLEIED; from the coding sequence TTGAAAAGAACTGCTGAGGGAGGACAAACGGGGTGGCCGATCAGCGAAGCCATCCCGATTTTTTTGCAAAGGGACGTTGAACCATTGATTATTACAACGGTGATGAAGAATTTTATAGCAGCTGAAGCGGCGGCGGCAGAAATGGCAAGTACGCTTAATGCCCGCTTCGAGGCGCGAAACAGGAGGTCGATCGCTTCCATGCTTCAATGCGGCGAGCCTGTGCTCGTTGTTGGAGTGGACCGTGTAGAGCTTTACAGTTCATTAGATGAGAAACCATTCTTTTTTCATCCAAATTCTGCGATGTTCCGCATTAAAAGACTGATTGAAGGCGGACGCGATCCCTATCTGGAGGCCGCTGGAATATGCGAGGGGAAAAAGGTGCTGGATTGTACGCTTGGGCTCGGATCGGATAGCATCGTGGCCTCGTATGCGGCGGGGAAAACAGGCAGGGTGACAGGTGTCGAAGGCAACAGGGAAATGGCTGTCATTGTCGGACACGGTTTGAAGAAATGGGATGCCGGCCTTGAAGAGATTTCGAGCGCGATGAGAAGGGTCGACGTGATTCATGCCAATCATCTCGATTACCTGCAGTCATGCGGAGATGATTCGTTCGATATCGTTTATTTTGATCCAATGTTTGAAGAAGAGGTTGCATCTGAAGGAATGGGCCCTTTAAAACAGATTGCTTTATATCATGATTTAAATGAATCTGTTCTTGAACAGGCAAAAAGGGTGGCAAAAGAAAGGGTGGTTTTAAAAGACCATTGGAAGAGCGGGCGCTTTGAGAAATGGGGGTTTACCCAGCTCAAACGGCGCGCGGCTTCCTTCCACTTTGGGGTGTTAGAAATAGAAGATTAG
- a CDS encoding BrxA/BrxB family bacilliredoxin, translating into MSMAYEEYMRQMVKPMRAELTTAGFRELLSEEEVTEYMESAEGTTLVVVNSVCGCAAGLARPAATQAALNSERKPDHLVTVFAGQDKEATAKMRDYFDGLEPSSPSMALLKGKEVVHFIPRHEIEGFTIEEIMTNLEQAFEKNC; encoded by the coding sequence ATGTCTATGGCATATGAAGAATATATGCGTCAAATGGTAAAGCCAATGAGGGCAGAACTGACTACTGCGGGTTTCAGGGAGCTTTTGAGTGAAGAAGAAGTAACGGAATACATGGAATCGGCCGAGGGAACCACGCTCGTTGTTGTAAATTCAGTATGCGGCTGTGCGGCTGGACTGGCAAGACCGGCAGCTACTCAGGCGGCATTAAATTCAGAACGCAAGCCCGACCATCTCGTTACCGTGTTTGCCGGTCAGGATAAGGAAGCTACAGCGAAAATGAGAGATTATTTTGACGGGCTTGAACCATCCTCTCCGTCGATGGCTCTTCTTAAAGGAAAAGAAGTCGTTCATTTTATTCCGAGACATGAAATCGAAGGGTTTACAATTGAAGAAATTATGACCAATCTTGAGCAGGCATTTGAAAAGAACTGCTGA
- the ilvD gene encoding dihydroxy-acid dehydratase, with the protein MKKDLRIKSRQLSEDPKRAPNRAMLRAVGFEDEDFKKPMVGVASTWSEVTPCNIHIDQLAVRAKEGIKDSGGAGLIFNTITVSDGISMGTAGMRYSLPSRDVIADSIETVVGAENLDAYVAIGGCDKNMPGCLIAMARSEVPSVFVYGGTIKPGKLNGKDIDIVSAFEGVGQYNKGDIDGEELRNIECNACPGAGSCGGMYTANTMASAIEALGMSLPGSSSNPAESDYKLKDCYTAGEAVLRLLEADIYPKDIMTKAAFENAITVVMALGGSTNAVLHLLAIANAIEVDLTLDDFERIQKKVPHIADLKPSGKYVMQDLHEAGGVPGVMKLLLEHGYLNGDCLTVTGKTIAENLKEMDGLREGQKVIMPLENPLRSEGPLVILKGNLAPDGAVAKVSGLKVTSLTGPAKVFDSEEEATEAVLSGKVAAGDVIVIRYEGPKGGPGMPEMLSLSAILVGKGLGESVALLTDGRFSGGTHGLVVGHIAPEAQTGGPIALLKTGDLITVDSEKRELTMHVSKEDLEKRKSQWTAPQQLLRGVLGKYARTVSCSSKGAVTDLFESSKEQVKL; encoded by the coding sequence ATGAAAAAAGATCTTAGAATTAAAAGCAGACAGCTGAGCGAGGATCCAAAAAGAGCACCAAACAGAGCGATGCTCCGTGCAGTAGGATTTGAGGATGAAGATTTCAAAAAACCGATGGTCGGGGTAGCCAGTACGTGGAGTGAAGTGACACCATGCAATATACATATCGATCAACTGGCCGTCCGCGCTAAAGAAGGAATTAAGGATTCCGGCGGGGCGGGACTTATTTTTAATACCATTACGGTGTCGGATGGAATCTCTATGGGAACAGCAGGTATGAGATATTCGCTGCCCAGCAGGGATGTCATTGCAGATTCCATTGAAACCGTGGTCGGGGCAGAGAATTTAGATGCCTATGTCGCAATCGGGGGCTGCGACAAAAACATGCCGGGCTGTCTGATTGCGATGGCCAGATCGGAAGTTCCTTCTGTTTTTGTATATGGAGGAACCATCAAACCGGGAAAACTGAACGGAAAAGACATTGACATCGTTTCCGCATTTGAAGGGGTCGGCCAATACAATAAAGGGGATATTGACGGGGAGGAGCTTCGGAATATTGAGTGCAATGCCTGTCCGGGAGCGGGTTCATGCGGAGGCATGTATACTGCTAATACGATGGCATCAGCCATTGAAGCACTTGGAATGAGTCTTCCGGGCAGCTCCTCTAATCCGGCTGAATCCGATTATAAGCTAAAGGATTGCTACACGGCCGGAGAAGCGGTCCTGCGCCTCCTTGAAGCGGATATTTACCCGAAAGACATCATGACGAAGGCGGCCTTTGAAAATGCCATTACGGTGGTGATGGCATTAGGAGGCTCCACTAATGCGGTTCTTCATCTCCTTGCGATTGCAAATGCCATAGAAGTCGATCTGACTCTTGATGATTTCGAACGAATTCAAAAGAAAGTTCCTCACATAGCTGACTTGAAGCCAAGCGGAAAATATGTGATGCAGGATTTGCATGAAGCAGGCGGAGTGCCGGGCGTCATGAAGCTTCTCCTTGAACATGGATATTTAAATGGGGACTGCCTGACCGTTACCGGGAAAACCATTGCAGAGAACTTAAAAGAAATGGACGGGCTCCGGGAAGGTCAAAAAGTGATTATGCCACTGGAGAATCCGCTCCGTTCAGAAGGACCGCTGGTTATTCTTAAAGGCAACTTGGCACCTGATGGCGCCGTTGCGAAAGTATCGGGCCTTAAAGTCACCAGTCTGACGGGTCCCGCAAAAGTGTTTGACAGTGAGGAAGAGGCGACGGAAGCAGTTTTAAGCGGAAAGGTTGCTGCAGGAGATGTCATCGTGATTCGCTATGAGGGTCCGAAAGGCGGACCGGGCATGCCGGAGATGCTGTCTCTTTCAGCCATTTTAGTCGGAAAAGGACTGGGTGAATCGGTGGCGCTTCTGACAGACGGCAGATTCTCAGGCGGAACACACGGACTGGTCGTCGGCCATATTGCTCCGGAAGCGCAAACAGGCGGTCCGATTGCCCTTCTGAAAACAGGTGATTTAATTACGGTAGACAGTGAAAAAAGAGAATTGACCATGCATGTTTCAAAGGAAGACCTTGAAAAAAGAAAGTCCCAGTGGACGGCACCGCAGCAGCTTTTGAGAGGGGTTCTCGGGAAGTATGCAAGAACGGTTTCCTGTTCGTCCAAGGGAGCGGTAACCGATCTGTTTGAATCTTCAAAAGAGCAGGTAAAGCTCTAA
- a CDS encoding conserved virulence factor C family protein, protein MNIKTIEPTPSPNTMKIILTEELPKGTSNNYKKDQSEHAPQVIQDILQVEGVKGVYHVADFLAVERNAKYDWKEILSNVRECFGESPAANGISGPADDAFGEVKASVQMYNGIPMQVKLTDGMQEKRYALPQRFQDILFSVQQHASNVVLNRVWKDHGVRYGDMDEIGNDMVEELSAAYKEERLKRIAQQMINKEEGVQAISRPAYKVTEEMMEEPEWTARYAHLEQMDPKAEDLDVLRKALSDEKASIRRLAVVYLGMIEDEAVLPLLYKALEDKSVTVRRTAGDCLSDIGDPKAIPAMMASLKDKNKLVRWRAAMFLYEVGDEQALEALKAAEDDPEFEVSMQIKLAIGRIEGGEEAMGSVWKQMTESRKTSE, encoded by the coding sequence CTGAATATTAAAACAATTGAACCGACACCAAGTCCCAATACGATGAAAATCATCTTAACAGAGGAACTGCCCAAAGGGACGAGCAATAATTACAAAAAAGATCAATCAGAACATGCTCCGCAAGTCATTCAGGATATCCTTCAGGTGGAAGGGGTTAAAGGCGTCTATCATGTTGCCGACTTTTTGGCGGTAGAGCGGAATGCCAAATATGACTGGAAAGAAATCCTCTCCAATGTACGCGAGTGCTTTGGCGAATCTCCAGCTGCAAACGGGATTTCCGGACCTGCTGATGATGCTTTCGGAGAAGTCAAAGCGTCCGTTCAAATGTATAACGGCATTCCGATGCAGGTGAAGCTGACAGACGGTATGCAAGAAAAGAGATATGCCCTTCCGCAGCGATTTCAGGATATCCTCTTTTCTGTCCAGCAGCATGCATCCAACGTTGTTTTAAACCGGGTTTGGAAAGACCACGGGGTCCGCTACGGTGATATGGATGAAATAGGAAACGATATGGTTGAAGAACTCTCTGCCGCCTATAAGGAAGAACGGCTAAAACGCATCGCGCAGCAAATGATCAATAAAGAAGAAGGGGTTCAGGCAATCAGCCGTCCGGCCTATAAGGTCACGGAGGAAATGATGGAAGAGCCGGAATGGACGGCACGCTATGCCCATCTTGAGCAAATGGATCCAAAGGCAGAGGATCTGGATGTATTAAGGAAAGCTTTAAGTGATGAGAAAGCATCCATTCGAAGACTTGCTGTCGTCTATCTAGGGATGATTGAGGATGAAGCCGTTCTTCCGCTGCTGTATAAAGCACTGGAGGATAAATCCGTGACGGTCCGGAGAACAGCCGGAGACTGTCTCTCAGATATAGGCGATCCAAAAGCCATTCCTGCGATGATGGCTTCTTTAAAGGATAAAAACAAACTTGTACGCTGGAGAGCGGCGATGTTTTTGTATGAAGTCGGCGATGAGCAGGCGCTTGAAGCCCTTAAGGCAGCAGAAGATGATCCTGAATTTGAAGTCAGCATGCAAATCAAGCTCGCAATCGGTAGAATTGAAGGCGGAGAAGAAGCGATGGGTTCTGTCTGGAAACAGATGACGGAGAGCAGAAAAACAAGCGAATAA
- a CDS encoding HD domain-containing protein yields MNKEEIIYAVSEFVKERLEKEGSGHDWWHINRVRTTALQLAEEYRTDAFIIELASLVHDLPDRKMKEELRMTMEEVEGLLSSFSVQKEEAEEIIRIIDTISFKGTGKSIPDSIEGKIVQDADRLDAIGAIGIARTFAYAGSKGHLIYHPLPDQGSATAIQHFYDKLLKIRGLMNTEAAKREADERHRFMELYLQTFFREWSGKS; encoded by the coding sequence GTGAATAAGGAAGAAATAATTTATGCTGTCAGCGAGTTCGTGAAAGAGCGTCTGGAAAAAGAAGGGTCGGGCCATGACTGGTGGCATATTAACAGAGTCAGAACAACAGCCCTGCAACTGGCTGAAGAGTACAGAACAGATGCATTTATTATTGAGCTCGCCTCTTTAGTGCACGATCTTCCGGACCGCAAAATGAAAGAGGAACTGAGAATGACGATGGAAGAAGTCGAAGGGCTGCTTTCTTCATTCTCCGTTCAAAAAGAGGAGGCTGAAGAAATTATTCGGATAATCGATACCATTTCTTTCAAAGGGACTGGCAAGAGCATTCCGGATTCCATTGAAGGAAAGATTGTCCAGGATGCCGACCGGCTTGATGCGATTGGCGCGATAGGAATTGCCCGCACCTTTGCGTATGCAGGGAGCAAAGGCCATCTCATTTATCATCCTCTGCCGGATCAGGGATCTGCCACGGCCATTCAGCATTTTTATGATAAACTGCTCAAGATAAGAGGTTTAATGAATACGGAAGCAGCAAAGAGAGAAGCAGACGAGAGACATCGTTTTATGGAGCTTTATCTGCAGACATTTTTCAGGGAGTGGAGCGGGAAATCCTGA
- a CDS encoding glutathione peroxidase, whose protein sequence is MSVYEFQAATIKGTQQPLSEYKGKVLLIVNTASKCGFTPQLKGLQELYEQYSGDGLEILGFPCNQFMNQEPGTEEEIEAFCELNYGVTFPMFAKIDVNGKNAHPLFSYLTEALPGMLGSEGVKWNFTKFLIGRDGTPVKRFSPNTNPKDIEESIKQLLAEQPASR, encoded by the coding sequence ATGAGCGTATATGAGTTTCAGGCTGCAACCATTAAGGGGACGCAGCAGCCGCTTTCCGAATACAAAGGGAAAGTTCTTTTAATCGTTAATACAGCCAGTAAATGCGGGTTTACCCCTCAACTGAAGGGGCTGCAGGAGCTTTATGAGCAATATTCGGGCGACGGATTGGAAATTCTTGGTTTTCCATGCAACCAATTTATGAATCAGGAACCTGGAACGGAAGAAGAGATTGAGGCATTTTGTGAGCTGAACTACGGGGTAACCTTTCCCATGTTTGCAAAAATTGATGTGAATGGGAAAAATGCCCATCCGCTTTTCAGCTATTTAACTGAAGCTCTGCCGGGAATGCTCGGTTCAGAAGGAGTCAAGTGGAATTTCACTAAATTTCTCATCGGCCGGGACGGTACGCCTGTCAAACGGTTTTCTCCCAATACAAATCCAAAAGATATAGAAGAGTCTATAAAACAGCTGCTGGCAGAACAGCCTGCTTCGAGATGA
- a CDS encoding formate--tetrahydrofolate ligase → MTAEKKALSDIEIASKSSMKKIAEIGSMLGIQEEELELYGPYKAKLSDELLTRLKKDQDGKLILVTSINPTPAGEGKSTVTVGLGQALNKIGKKAVIAMREPSLGPVMGLKGGAAGGGYSQVLPMDDINLHFTGDLHAITSANNALSAFIDNHIHQGNELDFDPGRIVWKRALDMNDRALRNVVTGLGGSANGLVREDHFDITAASEIMAVLCMADDLLDLKKRLSEMIAGYTSGRKPVTVGDLGVEGALALLLKDAIKPNLVQTIENTPALIHGGPFANIAHGCNSMIATKTALKLGEYAVTEAGFGADLGAEKFLNIKSPAGGLKPAAVVIVATVRALKMHGGISKADLHKPNGSAMIEGCKNLQKHIETIQEFGLPYVVAINRFTADAEEEITLLKNWCSEHGHPCAAADVWEKGGRGGTDLAKIVDELAAQKSVFSPLYSKEDSFSEKARKIAVKVYGAEGVTFTPKAKKQLAEIQENGWGHLPVCMAKTQYSLSDDPVKLGRPEHFSVTIREVKASAGAGFIVAKTGEIMTMPGLPKKPAALNMDVDEHGKAKGLF, encoded by the coding sequence TTGACGGCAGAGAAAAAAGCATTATCTGATATTGAAATCGCTTCAAAATCAAGCATGAAAAAAATAGCGGAAATCGGTTCAATGCTCGGCATTCAGGAAGAGGAGCTCGAGCTGTATGGACCGTATAAGGCAAAGCTTTCAGATGAACTGTTAACAAGACTGAAAAAGGACCAGGATGGAAAATTGATCCTTGTTACATCCATTAATCCTACACCTGCCGGAGAAGGCAAGTCAACAGTGACTGTAGGCTTAGGACAGGCGCTGAACAAAATCGGCAAAAAAGCTGTAATCGCCATGAGAGAACCTTCCCTCGGACCTGTCATGGGGCTGAAGGGAGGAGCGGCAGGCGGGGGGTACTCACAGGTGCTTCCTATGGATGATATTAACCTTCATTTTACTGGAGATCTCCACGCAATCACTTCAGCCAATAATGCCCTATCCGCCTTTATTGATAATCATATCCATCAGGGAAATGAATTGGACTTTGATCCGGGCAGAATTGTCTGGAAACGTGCGCTTGATATGAATGACCGTGCATTAAGAAATGTCGTGACCGGACTTGGAGGATCTGCGAACGGGCTGGTCAGGGAAGATCATTTTGACATAACAGCAGCGTCAGAAATAATGGCTGTCCTTTGCATGGCGGATGATCTTTTGGATTTGAAAAAACGCCTTTCTGAAATGATTGCCGGCTACACATCCGGAAGAAAGCCGGTCACCGTAGGGGATCTCGGTGTTGAAGGAGCGCTTGCCCTTCTTCTTAAAGATGCCATTAAGCCGAATTTGGTCCAAACCATCGAAAACACACCGGCCCTCATTCACGGCGGACCGTTTGCCAATATAGCTCACGGATGCAATAGTATGATTGCAACGAAAACGGCTTTAAAGCTCGGAGAATACGCAGTGACGGAAGCGGGATTTGGTGCAGATCTGGGAGCCGAGAAATTTCTCAACATTAAATCCCCGGCTGGAGGGCTTAAGCCTGCAGCGGTTGTCATTGTTGCGACGGTCAGAGCACTGAAAATGCATGGCGGAATCAGCAAAGCGGACTTACATAAACCAAATGGGAGCGCTATGATTGAAGGGTGCAAAAATCTCCAAAAGCATATTGAAACGATTCAGGAATTCGGCCTTCCTTATGTGGTTGCGATTAACCGTTTTACGGCAGATGCAGAGGAAGAAATCACGTTGCTGAAAAATTGGTGCAGCGAACATGGGCACCCATGTGCGGCAGCAGATGTATGGGAAAAAGGGGGCAGAGGCGGAACGGATCTCGCTAAAATTGTAGATGAACTTGCTGCACAGAAATCGGTTTTTTCTCCCCTTTACAGCAAAGAAGATTCGTTCAGTGAAAAGGCAAGAAAAATAGCAGTGAAAGTATATGGCGCAGAAGGTGTAACGTTCACTCCAAAAGCAAAAAAACAGCTTGCTGAAATCCAGGAGAACGGCTGGGGCCATTTGCCGGTATGCATGGCGAAAACACAATACTCACTGTCGGATGATCCTGTAAAATTGGGCAGACCGGAACATTTTTCCGTGACAATAAGGGAAGTGAAGGCATCAGCAGGTGCAGGTTTTATCGTAGCCAAGACAGGCGAAATCATGACCATGCCAGGATTGCCGAAAAAACCCGCCGCCCTTAATATGGATGTAGATGAACACGGCAAGGCAAAAGGGCTGTTCTAA